The following are encoded together in the Neomonachus schauinslandi chromosome 15, ASM220157v2, whole genome shotgun sequence genome:
- the LOC110584713 gene encoding Golgi apparatus membrane protein TVP23 homolog B, with product MLQQDSNDDTEDVSLFDAEEETTNRPKKSKIRHPVASFFHLFFRVSAIVVYLLCELFSSSFIACMVTIILLLSCDFWAVKNVTGRLMVGLRWWNHIDEDGKSHWVFESRKASAQESKTVSEAESRIFWLGLIACPVLWVIFAFSALFSFRVKWLAVVIMGVVLQGANLYGYIRCKVGSRKNLTNMATSYLGKQFLKQNTGDEQTS from the exons GACAGTAATGATGACACCGAGGATGTTTCCCTGTTTGATGCGGAAGAGGAGACAACTAACAGACCAAAAAAATCCAAGATCAG ACACCCAGTGgcatcatttttccatttattctttcgAGTCAGTGCAATTGTAGTCTATCTTCTCTGTGAATTGTTCAGCAGCAGCTTTATTGCCTGTATGGTGACAATTATCTTGTTGTTGTCATGTGACTTTTGGGCAGTCAAG AATGTCACAGGTAGACTCATGGTTGGTCTGCGTTGGTGGAATCATATAGATGAAGATGGAAAAAGCCACTGGGTGTTTGAGTCCAGGAAG GCATCTGCTCAAGAGAGTAAAACTGTTTCCGAGGCTGAATCAAGAATCTTTTGGTTAGGACTTATTGCCTGTCCAGTGCTGTGGGTGATATTTGCCTTTAGTGCGCTCTTCTCCTTCAGAGTGAAGTGGTTG gcAGTGGTTATCATGGGTGTGGTGCTACAAGGTGCCAACCTGTATGGTTACATCAGGTGCAAGGTGGGCAGCAGGAAGAATTTAACCAACATGGCTACATCTTATCTCggaaagcagtttttaaaacaa AACACCGGAGATGAGCAGACTTCCtga